The following are encoded in a window of Methylocystis rosea genomic DNA:
- a CDS encoding lysophospholipid acyltransferase family protein has product MPYVRALAFVLTMTAAFVLLVPLQALARRRGWQIQHTIQTRFCRVVCAVIGIKVAARGALPSTAPRLVVANHVSWTDIIALASLYPFIFLAKSEVARWPVLGLLARLQGTVFVERGARQDVSRVNGALADVLRAGGDLVIFPEGTSSDGAAVLPFRSAHFAPLEAMAARGEAPTLAPVAISYSDGVERIDVGWYGDMTFLPHLWSLMKRGRTQCHIVFCDAIQTTGKDRKTLAAETRASVQKLRASVGGAERVGRATCNDNKQSSS; this is encoded by the coding sequence ATGCCTTACGTCCGCGCGCTCGCCTTCGTCCTCACGATGACGGCGGCTTTTGTCTTGCTCGTCCCGCTACAGGCGCTGGCGCGCCGGCGCGGCTGGCAAATTCAGCATACGATCCAGACGCGCTTCTGCCGCGTGGTCTGCGCCGTCATCGGCATAAAGGTCGCGGCGCGCGGCGCCCTGCCCTCGACGGCGCCGCGCCTTGTCGTCGCCAACCATGTGTCATGGACCGACATCATCGCGCTCGCCAGCCTTTATCCATTCATCTTTCTGGCGAAGAGCGAAGTCGCACGCTGGCCTGTGCTCGGACTGCTCGCGCGGCTGCAAGGCACGGTCTTCGTCGAGCGCGGCGCGAGGCAGGATGTCTCGCGCGTCAATGGCGCGCTCGCTGACGTGCTGCGCGCCGGCGGCGATCTCGTCATCTTTCCCGAAGGGACGTCCAGCGACGGCGCGGCGGTCCTGCCCTTTCGCTCGGCGCATTTCGCGCCGCTGGAGGCGATGGCGGCGCGCGGCGAAGCGCCGACGCTCGCGCCCGTGGCGATCTCTTATTCCGACGGGGTGGAGAGGATAGACGTCGGCTGGTATGGCGACATGACCTTCCTGCCGCATCTGTGGAGCCTGATGAAGCGCGGCCGCACGCAGTGTCACATCGTTTTCTGCGACGCGATCCAGACGACCGGCAAGGATCGCAAGACGCTCGCGGCGGAGACGCGCGCGAGCGTGCAGAAGCTGCGCGCGTCGGTTGGTGGGGCTGAGCGAGTAGGACGCGCCACTTGCAACGACAATAAGCAGTCCTCATCCTGA
- a CDS encoding extracellular catalytic domain type 1 short-chain-length polyhydroxyalkanoate depolymerase, with protein sequence MKNLLTSAFNRATQLTRERNLAEATRVLMGALTADGAATPTPQPAAHAEPHPPTFRLRRPLGETVELLRHAGLPGLNQSGAPLVGLRQAPKIDVPPGAAYLSRSYVGPAGARDYKVYAPNGVGDGERPLIVMLHGCSQNPDDFAVGSRMNELAEEHGFIVAYPAQSTTANQMGCWNWFNPADQTREKGEPSLIAGMTRAIMAEWRVDESRVYVAGLSAGGAMAATMAATYPELYAAVGIHSGLAHGSASDVASAFAAMGGKFELGAARRSLSDDYVRTIVFHGEADQKVHPTNGETIIAGARLDLADALARETRETGSAGGRNYSRTVIADARGVPQLEHWAVEGLGHAWSGGNPDGSFADRHGPEASREMVRFFLADATP encoded by the coding sequence ATGAAAAACCTCCTGACGAGCGCCTTCAACCGGGCGACGCAATTGACGCGCGAGCGAAATCTCGCGGAAGCGACGCGCGTGCTGATGGGCGCGCTGACGGCTGACGGCGCTGCGACGCCAACGCCGCAGCCCGCGGCGCATGCCGAGCCGCATCCCCCGACGTTTCGCCTGCGCCGTCCGCTCGGCGAGACGGTGGAGTTGCTGCGTCACGCCGGTCTTCCAGGCCTCAATCAAAGCGGCGCGCCGCTCGTCGGCCTGCGACAAGCCCCCAAAATCGACGTTCCGCCGGGCGCCGCCTATCTCTCGCGCAGCTATGTCGGCCCGGCCGGCGCCCGCGACTATAAGGTCTATGCGCCCAACGGCGTTGGAGACGGCGAACGGCCTTTGATCGTGATGCTTCACGGCTGCTCGCAGAACCCCGACGACTTCGCCGTCGGCTCGCGCATGAATGAGCTGGCTGAAGAACATGGTTTCATCGTCGCCTATCCCGCGCAGTCGACCACGGCCAATCAGATGGGCTGCTGGAACTGGTTCAACCCGGCGGATCAGACCCGCGAAAAGGGCGAGCCCAGCCTCATCGCCGGCATGACCCGCGCCATCATGGCGGAATGGCGCGTCGATGAGTCGCGCGTCTATGTGGCGGGTTTGTCGGCCGGCGGCGCCATGGCGGCGACAATGGCCGCGACCTATCCGGAGCTCTACGCCGCGGTGGGCATACATTCCGGTCTCGCGCATGGCTCGGCCAGCGACGTCGCCTCCGCCTTCGCGGCGATGGGCGGTAAATTCGAGCTCGGCGCGGCGCGCAGGTCGCTGTCTGACGACTACGTGCGGACGATCGTCTTCCACGGCGAAGCCGACCAGAAGGTGCATCCGACCAACGGGGAAACGATCATTGCAGGGGCTCGGCTCGATCTTGCCGATGCGCTCGCGCGCGAAACGCGCGAGACTGGATCGGCGGGCGGGCGAAATTACAGCCGAACCGTCATCGCTGACGCGCGCGGCGTGCCGCAGCTGGAGCATTGGGCTGTCGAGGGGCTCGGCCACGCCTGGTCGGGCGGCAATCCCGACGGCTCCTTCGCCGATCGCCATGGTCCTGAGGCCTCGCGTGAAATGGTGCGGTTTTTCCTCGCGGACGCGACGCCGTAG